DNA from Brassica napus cultivar Da-Ae chromosome C4, Da-Ae, whole genome shotgun sequence:
TCACTCTGTACCTCCATCTTCAAGCACTTTGTGTTGCCTACCTCCATAAGCACCTTGTAGAGGCGATTTCTTGATCTACTTGCTCTTACAATCAAATTGCCGTCTTTATCATGTAATGTTAGATagtcttctctcatccttaCATTGCAACCTGCTTCCGTAGCTTGGCCAAGACTGATAATATTGCTTCTTAGATTCGGTATGTGGTAGACATTAGATAGTAGCTTCTTTTCTCCGGTTTGTGTGACGAACAAGATAGAACCCCTTGCCTTCGATGTTGATTCTTGAATCATCACCAAACCTCACCTTCCCTGTAATGGTTTCATCAATACTTTTAAAGTAGTTTTTGTTTCCTGTCATGTGATTGCTGGCGCCGTTATCAAGATACCAAATTCTGTCCCCATCCATGCTCGACACAAACACCTTAGGTTGCACGTTTTGTTCATTGAGGTATACTACTTTGTGCATCATTAAGCCATCAGCTTTTTGTGTCTCATCTTCTCTTGTTTCTTGTGTCTCCTGCAACTTGAGAAGTCTGTCGGGGCAAGTGGCGGCAAAGTGACCTATTTTGTCACACCTGAAGCATGTAACCTTGGTCGGATCCCTGCTATCCCAATACGATCTGCCACCGCGTCCCCTTCCTCTGTAATAgcctcgtcctcttcctctgtaCTCGCCATGGTAATCACGGTTTGACTGTGTTTCCATGTTAGCGTACATTAGTTTGCTTTGATTATTGTCTTcgttttctccttcttcttctcgcATACGTTCTTCATAGGTTTTTAAACGGCCTATGATATCTTCAAAGCTAGTTGTTTTTAGGTCAAGGAGTTGCTCGAGTGATGCAACGATGTGTATATACTTCTTTCTTGGTAGACTCTTTAAAAAATTCTTGACAAGCTTACTTTCTTCCATGTTTTCCCATAACGCAGCTGATTTCGACGAGAtttcagataacttcccaacaAAGTCATCAATGATTTTGTTATCCTTCATCTTGAGACTATCAAATTCAGCCATAAGAGTCTGTAGTCTTGCTTCTCTATCCTTAATGGCATCCCATACCTTCTTTTCACTCTCCAGCTCGCCGACTTGCAGAATTAGGGCTTCTGGAACAGACTGAAACAGAAGCGCCGTTGCCATGTCGTTATTGTCCACTGCGTCTGATTCATTCTCCACAACCTCCCATACTTTATGAACTTTGAGGAGAAGTTTCATCCTCATAGCCCACACCGTATAGTTCGTTGTGTTTAACATGGGGCAAGAGATCCACGATGGCCCTCGTTCCTCTTTTGTCTTGACCGCTACTATATCTCCCATGATCGCTGTTTTGTTTGATGtattggctctgataccaaggGTGTGACTGGTAACCATCATGGGAACAATAGGAACGGATAGGAAAGGAATGAGTAGGAGTAAAATTTTAGGAATGATGAGGAATGAtggttccttatcaaaattaatgagGAATTGATTTGTtctataattctctacaaaTAAAGGAATGAAgaggaatgaaaagaaaaacatattccTCATGAATGGTAAAAAGTTTAAGGAATGTTAAGGAACATAGTGTTCCTCCTCATTCCCTTGGTCACCAGTCACACCCCAAAtatagttttagggtttgcGTATGAAACTCGAATAAAGAACTCACTTTATTAAACTCTCTCTTAAGGAAACACTCAAAAACCTTAAGCTTCTCAAACACAAACTCTCTAAACTCTTAAAGGTATGCAACACTCTTGCAATTCTTTATATAAGCCTTAAAGTTTCCTAAACTCTTAGGAATTAACTTTCCTAATCCTAACTCGATTAGGACTTGTATAACTTTTCCATTAAGTTAACTTCAAGGTTATCTCCAACAGACGCGTCCAGATTTGTATGGGACTCCTCAAGCCTTTCAAGGTATCTTTATTGTAACAACACAAACGCCAATATGTGAATAATGCTTAAGAACCCTTTTCTTTATTGGATCATATACAGGTTCTGCTTTTGGATGAAATCACTTTTGATCCTTTTGACATTTCTGAGGAAGGAATGCCAAGAACGAGGAGCAACCATTATCTACGCCACTCATATATTCGATGGCCTTGAGGATTGGCCAACTCACATTGTAATACAAACCCAcacaatctctctcttttttctctgttttgctcCTATAATACTAAAGAACAAATACACATATAACGCAACATCTTCCATTGTTGTAGGTGGATGTAGCAAACGGGAAGTTACAATTAGCAATGCCAATGGAGAAAGTGAAGGAAACAAGCAAGACGTCATTGATGAGAACAGTTGAGAGTTGGcggaggaaagaaagagacgaGGAGAGGAAGACAAGGAAAGAAAGGAAAGCCAATGGGCCTTCCTGAGTTGGAAACACGTGCTGAAGAAAGCCGTGTCACCGGTGATCCTGCTCGGATGCTCAACAATGGCTGGGCTGCTGGCAGACTTCGGTCTACCATTGCAGGCGGTGAAGATCATTTCGTCCTTAGCCCTAACAGAGTTCTCAGATAAGCATGCATGCGAGAGACTCCATTGTTGAGTGTTTGTTATTATGAGatatgaattttatattattttctagttatattttagtttggtaATGAGAACTGAGAAGGATCAAAGATTGaagagagagagtaaaaattAATTCCTCTGTATTATTGTGTGTTAGTTGAGCTTTGTTGGtaaagtaaaatttatatttccataccattgagctttacattatatACATATTACAAATTTCATATCCATTTATCTCGATCAGAACTATGATTTTTGGACAAAGATTAACTAATAAGTTCGTTTGCCTTTAAATCAGAACTAAGTAAGTTTGTTACATCTTTTTTGGCCGAACATACatgttattacatttttttgtctTCGTATTTGAATCATGGCATCATAAAATATCAAGATATCTTTCAATTTTCTTAAACAAATAAGATGATCACATTTGAAGTCATCAGTGATCCACTATCTTTGATCTTTCTTTTTTGTAGCATTCATTCAGGTAAACCGACCAAATAGACAGGCCTGGATTTATacatcttttctttttatacaTATGGTCCTTGTATCCATGTCGGTAGGTAAAACCATGAGCTTGCTTCCTCATTTGAACATCTGAAACACCTGAGAAGACATTCTAAACAGgcatataatattgtattactcGTGGTAGTTCTCGTGAGAAATATGAAATGGCTTCCAAAATCACATACatgtcaaaagaaaaacaagatgCAGTTGCAATCTCTTACTGTTAGTTTTTAGCTTTGAATACATAAGAGaggtgaaaaaagaaaaaaagtgttAGTATAAAACTTGAAATCTCTCTCAAGCACGTCTTTTGCTGAGACGCCATGAGTTAGGCTCGTGATAACGATCATACAGAGGCTCAATGCGTTCCTGGCGCTTACGCTTGCTCATATGGGTTGGATAAGCCACTTTGAAAAACCTAGGAGCTAGCTCCACAAGCCACTTGGGGTCAATCACGGTCACTTCTCTCATGTACTCCTTGGTCGTCATGACAAGATCATGATATATCACCCAATCTGGTTGTCTTTGGAACAATGTGTTGGATTTCCCTCCTTAAGCCCAAAACTAATCAAATCATAATCAAGCCTtagtccaagaagaagaaacatctaGAGAAAAGTGGAGAAGTATAGATGAAGAAGTGTGTAGAAAAGGAAGTgtgtagaagatgaagtgtgtagaagatgaagtgtgtaGAACTAACTTGTAGTCTCCACTTACTAGTATAAATAGGGGTGCTTAGCACCATTTGTAATCatccaagaatcaagaaaaacaaagagagaaaatatttgtaagagagagtttccaaaaacaaaatctttgtagTAAACCCTTTCCTAAATATTaagagtcttcttcttaaatTTTCTAGTTGTCTAATACCATCTTCATCTCATCGATATTGGATAATTTTCCCAACAGCtggtatcagagcaaggttACCGTTATCTTTGAAGAAGTGAAGATGGAGGCCACCGTTACCTTTGAAGGTGACATGTTCAAGCTCACGACGGACAACTTCTCTTATTGGAAACCGATGATGGAAGATCACCTTTATTGTAAGGATTTGCATGAGCCCATCATCATGAAGGATAAGCCGGAAGGAAAGGATGATAAAGCATGGGAGATTCTTAATAGAAAGGCGGTTGCCGTAATCCGTAAGTATGTCGACCGATCTCTTTTTGAACATGTCTCTACCTACACAAATGCTTTTGAATTATGGACAAAACTTGAATccatgattcaaaagaaaacacctcgaaacaaagctcttcttgttcgacgGTTGGTAAAGTTGGAGTACAAGGATGGCCAGAGCATGATGGAGCACTTGAACAATTTCAAGGGGATTGTAAATCAGCTTAACAAAGTTGATATGAAGGTTGAAGACGAAATGCAAGCCCTTTTACTCCTCAGTTCACTGCCGGAGAGTTGGGACACACTAGTTGTCACTCTAAGCAATTCAGCACCGGAGGGAAAGCTTACCATGGACACCGTCACTGATAGCCTTCTAAACGAAGAAGTTCGCAGGAAGGAACGAGGTTCGAGTTCATATTCAGAAGCTAACATTGTTGATAGACGAGGTAGAGAAGAGACTCGTGGTCAAAACCGAAGCAGAGGACGAGACCAATCTCGAGGAAGATCCAAGTCACGTCCGAGAGTTACTTGCTATTACTGTGGCAAACAGGGTCACATGAAGTCGGAATGtcggtttttcaagaaagacaaaCAAGCCGGTAATATCAAACCAGACCGGTTCAATCCTACAAAGAAGCATGAAGAAAAGACTACCACCATTGTGGAAGACCAGAGCGAAGAATTATATCTCGTTGGAGAATGTAATCTTAGCTCTGATGATAGCTCATGGATcgttgattctggtgcttctTTTCACGTCACCCCTCATGGAAGCTTCTTCACAACCTATCAAAGTGGTGACTTTGGTAATGTTCAAATGGGAAATCAAGGAAGAAGCAAGATCATTGGAAAGGGGGATGTTATTCTTACATCAAACACTGGATGTAAGATAGTTCTCAAGGATGTGAGACATGTTCCCGACATGCGACTCAATCTCATATCAACCGGAAAGCTCGATGATGTCGGCTTGGACAGTCATTTTGGTGGTGGCAAATGGAAGTTAACCAAAGGAAGTTTGATCATGGctcgaggaagaaaagaaggctCATTATACGTGACTCAAGCCAAGCTTTGCAAGGAAGAAGTAAACGTTGCAAGTGATGACATCGATATATGGCACCGAAGACTCGGGCATATGAGTGAGAAAGGTTTAAGTATACTTTCTAGCAAGAAACTTCTTCCTGATATGAAAGGTATTTCTCTCTCACCATGTCATGATTGCTTAGCCGGAAAACAACATAGGGTCGCTTTCCGAAGATCATCTACGCCTATGAGAAGAAAGCATAttcttgatcttgtgcatactgacgtatgctccatgtccgagaaatccaatggaggggcatcatatttcgtcacctttattgatgaccaTTCAAGGAAGGTATGGGTATACCTTTTGAagtcaaaagatcaagttcttgatgctttcaaggagtttgtagcccaagcagagcgaagtacgggtcaaaaactcaagtgtgttcgatctgacaatggtggagagtacCGAGGTCCCTTTGAAGCGTTTTGCAAAGCTCA
Protein-coding regions in this window:
- the LOC106408681 gene encoding uncharacterized protein LOC106408681 gives rise to the protein MRMKLLLKVHKVWEVVENESDAVDNNDMATALLFQSVPEALILQVGELESEKKVWDAIKDREARLQTLMAEFDSLKMKDNKIIDDFVGKLSEISSKSAALWENMEESKLVKNFLKSLPRKKYIHIVASLEQLLDLKTTSFEDIIGRLKTYEERMREEEGENEDNNQSKLMYANMETQSNRDYHGEYRGRGRGYYRGRGRGGRSYWDSRDPTKVTCFRCDKIGHFAATCPDRLLKLQETQETREDETQKADGLMMHKVVYLNEQNVQPKVFVSSMDGDRIWYLDNGASNHMTGNKNYFKSIDETITGKVRFGDDSRINIEGKGFYLVRHTNRRKEATI